Sequence from the Microbacterium galbinum genome:
GCTCCGATGGAGAGCCTGGGGGAGGAATGACGACGGTTCCGCCGCGCTGGAGTTCATCACGGTCGGGGTGATCCTGCTGGTGCCGTTCGCCTACCTCGTGATCCTCCTGGGCGCGATCCAGGAGCAGTCCTTGGGGGCGGAGGCCGCTGCGAGACACATCGCCCGGACCATCGCGCTGTCGACTGGCCCGGAATCCGCGGCGCTCGCGGCGGACGACGTGCTCACCGCGGTCGTCGACGAGTACGGGATGGATGCCGAGGCCACCGACGTCGCTCTCTCCTGCGTGCCCGAAGGCACCGAGTGCCCCACAGGCGGCGCGACGCTCCGCGTGACGGTCACCACGGTCGTGCGGATGCCGTTCGTGCCGGAGATGCTCGGACTCGACAGCGCCCTCGCCGTTCCTCTGGAGGCCACCTCCGTGCAGAAGGTCGGTCGCGGTTGGGGGAGCGGATGATGCGGCGTCGTACGAGCGAGGCCGAGGAGGGCAGCATCCTACTCCTGACCCTGGGCTACGTGCTCCTCGCGCTCGCGATCGTGCTGGTCTGCGTGTGCGCCACCGACCTGTACCTCGCGCAGAAACGTCTCGACGCGCTGGCCGATTCGGCGGCGGCAGCGGCAGCGGACGGGTTCACACTCGTCGCCGATGACCACGGCGTCCGTGCCGAGCTCGACGACGGCGACATGCGGGAGCAGGCGCTCGAGGTCATCGACGCGATCGAGGGAGATGCCGCCCTCGTCGACGCCTGGACACCCGACGGTGTCTCGGTGCGGGTGACGGTGACGGCACCCTGGCATCCGCCGGTGTTCTCGCCCTTCGTGCCCGACGGCGTCGTGCTCGAAGCGACCGCGACGAGCCGCACCGCGCTGCGATGAGCGACCGTCAGCCGGGAGGCGGCACCGGGTCGTCATCCCGAACCCTCGGGACGAACCGGGGGATCCACCGGACGAACCCCACGGCACCGAGCAGACCGATCACCCCGATCGCAGCGGCTGCGACCGGAAGGGACGCGATCGCCGTGATCGCCGACACCAGAAGCGGAGCGATCGCCCCACCGGCATCCGTCAGCGTCCGCCAGGATCCGAGGAAGGCCGCGGGTTCGCGCTTCGGCGCGACATCGGCGCCCAACGTGAGCAGGATGCCGCTGGACAGGCCGTTGCCCACACCGAGCACCGCGGCGAACATCCCGAACCACAGCACCGGTGCCTCGACGTCGTGCGACAGCGAGAGGGCGACGAAGCCCGCTCCCATCAGGATCATCGCCGGCATCGCCGCCCACATCCGGCCGAACCGGTCCATGACCTGCCCGCTCGCGTAGAACAGCGCGAAGTCGATCGCGCCCGAGATCCCGACGACCAGTGCGATCGTCTGCGCATCGAGGCCCAGCGAGAGGCCCCAGAGCGGCAGCACGACCTGGCGGGCCGAACGCACGGCCGAAAGCGACGCCGCGGCGAGGCCGAGCCGGCTGAGCACCGTGCGCTGCTGCCACATCGTGCGGAAGATCCCGATCCGCTCGAAGGTGGGGATCGCTCCGCTGACCACCTCGCCCGAGTCCTCGGCCGTGCCGATGCGGATGGGGGAGGTCACAGCGGGCGGGATCGTCTTCTCCGGATCGGGGCCGAAGAGTACGAGCAGCACCATCACCGTGAGGCATCCGAGGAAGAACCAGATCGCGGCGGTCTCGGTGGCGAACAGTTCCAGCAGACCCGCCGCGACGAACGGCCCGATGAAGATCCCCAGGCGAAAGCTGCCGCCCAGCAACGACAGCGCACGAGCGCGGAACTCGATGGGCACCCGCGTGGTCATGAAGGCGTGACGCGCGAGCCCGAAGGCGGCGGCGCAGAAACCGAGGACGAAGACGGATGCCGCCAGCACGCCGATCGACGGGGCGAAGACCATCCCGACCGCCGAGAGCATGGCGATCGCGCCGGCGATGACCATCGTGAACCGCTCGCCGATACGCGCGACCGCCCATCCGGCGGGCAGATTGCCGCAGAGCTGACCGACGACCAGCGCCGAGGCGACCAGCGCGGCGAACGCGACGTCGGCGCCCA
This genomic interval carries:
- a CDS encoding TadE family protein gives rise to the protein MLRWRAWGRNDDGSAALEFITVGVILLVPFAYLVILLGAIQEQSLGAEAAARHIARTIALSTGPESAALAADDVLTAVVDEYGMDAEATDVALSCVPEGTECPTGGATLRVTVTTVVRMPFVPEMLGLDSALAVPLEATSVQKVGRGWGSG
- a CDS encoding pilus assembly protein TadG-related protein is translated as MRRRTSEAEEGSILLLTLGYVLLALAIVLVCVCATDLYLAQKRLDALADSAAAAAADGFTLVADDHGVRAELDDGDMREQALEVIDAIEGDAALVDAWTPDGVSVRVTVTAPWHPPVFSPFVPDGVVLEATATSRTALR
- a CDS encoding MFS transporter gives rise to the protein MVYLPTLLFSLGEGAVIPLIPVIAASMGADVAFAALVASALVVGQLCGNLPAGWAVARIGERFTMVIAGAIAMLSAVGMVFAPSIGVLAASVFVLGFCAAAFGLARHAFMTTRVPIEFRARALSLLGGSFRLGIFIGPFVAAGLLELFATETAAIWFFLGCLTVMVLLVLFGPDPEKTIPPAVTSPIRIGTAEDSGEVVSGAIPTFERIGIFRTMWQQRTVLSRLGLAAASLSAVRSARQVVLPLWGLSLGLDAQTIALVVGISGAIDFALFYASGQVMDRFGRMWAAMPAMILMGAGFVALSLSHDVEAPVLWFGMFAAVLGVGNGLSSGILLTLGADVAPKREPAAFLGSWRTLTDAGGAIAPLLVSAITAIASLPVAAAAIGVIGLLGAVGFVRWIPRFVPRVRDDDPVPPPG